One Streptomyces sp. R28 DNA window includes the following coding sequences:
- a CDS encoding iron-containing redox enzyme family protein translates to MAHDLRPSHGGEGPPLPTARGRVSAAVEEYLRGAGPPPRHEDVADTAVYGDDLQLALYLCYELHYRGFAGVPETHEWDPDLLRLRAALEHRFLTALRADAPTHDSVEDALADLLVEPVDGSGVSHYLCAEGELWQLREYAAQRSLYHLKEADPHAWVLPRLWGRAKAGMAAVEFDEYGGGRPDRVHARLFADLMTDLGLDPAYGRYLDEATAEALATVNLMSLLGLHRALRGALVGHFATVEITSSPASRRLAEAMRRTGAGPAAEHFYDEHVEADAVHEQVVRHDVIGGLLAEEPHLAPDVAFGIDVTGHLEDRLADRLLGAWRTGRSSLRRPLRSEMPLTF, encoded by the coding sequence ATGGCACACGATCTCCGCCCGTCGCACGGCGGCGAAGGGCCCCCGCTGCCGACCGCTCGGGGCCGCGTGTCCGCCGCCGTGGAGGAGTATCTGCGAGGTGCGGGCCCACCGCCCCGGCACGAGGACGTCGCGGACACGGCCGTCTACGGCGACGACCTCCAGCTGGCCCTCTACCTCTGCTACGAACTGCACTACCGCGGTTTCGCCGGTGTGCCCGAGACCCATGAGTGGGACCCGGACCTGCTGCGCCTGCGAGCGGCGCTGGAGCACCGCTTCCTGACCGCCCTGCGCGCGGACGCGCCCACTCACGACAGCGTCGAGGACGCGCTGGCCGACCTCCTCGTCGAACCCGTCGACGGCAGTGGCGTCAGCCACTATCTGTGCGCCGAGGGCGAGTTGTGGCAGCTGCGCGAGTACGCGGCCCAGCGCTCCCTCTACCACCTCAAGGAGGCGGACCCGCACGCCTGGGTGCTGCCCCGGCTGTGGGGCAGGGCCAAGGCGGGCATGGCGGCGGTGGAGTTCGACGAGTACGGCGGCGGCCGGCCCGACCGCGTCCACGCGCGCCTCTTCGCCGACCTGATGACGGACCTCGGCCTGGACCCGGCATACGGGCGGTATCTCGACGAGGCGACCGCGGAAGCGCTGGCCACGGTCAACCTGATGTCCCTGCTCGGCCTGCACCGGGCGTTGCGCGGGGCGCTCGTGGGCCATTTCGCGACGGTCGAGATCACCTCGTCACCGGCCTCACGGCGATTGGCCGAGGCGATGCGCCGCACGGGCGCCGGGCCGGCCGCCGAGCACTTCTACGACGAGCACGTCGAGGCGGACGCGGTGCACGAGCAGGTCGTACGCCATGACGTCATCGGTGGCCTGCTCGCCGAGGAGCCGCACCTCGCCCCGGACGTAGCCTTCGGCATCGACGTCACCGGCCATCTGGAGGACCGCCTCGCCGACCGGCTGCTCGGCGCCTGGCGCACGGGCCGGTCGTCGCTGCGCAGGCCCCTGCGCTCCGAAATGCCCCTTACTTTCTGA
- a CDS encoding Ppx/GppA family phosphatase, which produces MRISVVDVGSNTVRLVVADAQGGVPLPVHTEKWRLRLSEQVRPGDSIPEEAVERLVGAVSAASRTATSWGATAPLAFATAVVRSAPNRQEVVRTVRARTGMSLCTMPGEVEAELTFLGARRWMGWRSGPLALLDIGGGSLEVAFGRGRLPDFVASLPLGAARLTHEFFADEDPPAPRQVRALRRKVRHQLRDVAARIRWEGPHTAAATSRTFQQLGRLCGAAPGRHGPFMERQLARANLREAIGSLAALPAAERALLPGISAPRAGQSLAGAVVAHTAMKLTGLSTVTICPWAIREGIMLRHIEDGASWWAEITRLDDESVRSEPVPLRIASAPATS; this is translated from the coding sequence ATGCGAATCAGCGTTGTGGATGTGGGGTCGAACACGGTCCGGCTGGTGGTGGCCGACGCGCAGGGCGGGGTACCGCTGCCCGTCCACACCGAGAAGTGGCGGCTGAGGCTGTCCGAACAGGTCAGACCCGGGGACAGCATCCCCGAGGAGGCGGTCGAGCGGTTGGTCGGCGCCGTCTCCGCCGCGAGCCGGACCGCGACCAGTTGGGGCGCCACCGCTCCCCTGGCCTTCGCGACCGCCGTGGTGCGCTCCGCACCGAACCGCCAGGAGGTGGTGCGCACCGTACGCGCGCGGACAGGAATGAGCCTGTGCACGATGCCGGGCGAGGTCGAGGCCGAGCTCACCTTCCTCGGGGCGCGGCGGTGGATGGGCTGGCGGTCGGGCCCGCTCGCCCTGCTGGACATCGGCGGCGGCTCGCTCGAAGTGGCCTTCGGCCGTGGCCGGTTACCCGACTTCGTGGCGTCGCTGCCGCTCGGCGCGGCGCGGCTGACCCATGAGTTCTTCGCCGACGAGGACCCGCCGGCGCCGCGACAAGTACGGGCGCTGCGCCGCAAGGTCCGCCATCAGCTGCGGGACGTCGCGGCCCGGATCCGCTGGGAGGGACCACACACCGCGGCCGCCACCTCGCGTACGTTCCAGCAGCTGGGCCGCCTGTGCGGGGCCGCACCGGGTCGCCACGGGCCGTTCATGGAACGGCAGTTGGCACGTGCGAACCTGCGCGAGGCGATCGGCAGCCTGGCCGCGCTGCCCGCCGCCGAACGCGCGCTGCTCCCCGGCATCTCCGCACCGCGCGCCGGGCAGAGCCTGGCCGGCGCGGTGGTCGCACACACGGCGATGAAGCTGACCGGCCTCAGTACCGTGACGATCTGCCCGTGGGCGATCCGCGAAGGGATCATGCTGCGGCACATCGAGGACGGCGCGTCCTGGTGGGCGGAGATCACCCGTCTCGACGACGAGTCCGTTCGGTCCGAACCGGTGCCGCTGCGGATCGCGAGCGCGCCCGCGACCAGCTGA
- a CDS encoding ArsR/SmtB family transcription factor has product MSDASLWSALADPHRRAIVALLLERPRPVGEIVEACGLSQPSTSKHLKVLREAGLVRVRQDAQRRVYALDPAPIAELDAWLAPYRELWNRSLDALGRRLDETSRDTAHAPEEPTTKD; this is encoded by the coding sequence ATGTCCGACGCCTCGCTCTGGAGTGCCCTCGCCGATCCCCACCGGCGGGCCATCGTCGCACTGCTCCTGGAGCGGCCGCGGCCCGTCGGGGAGATCGTGGAGGCATGCGGGCTGAGCCAGCCGAGTACGTCGAAGCATCTGAAGGTGCTGCGGGAGGCGGGCCTGGTGCGGGTGCGGCAGGATGCCCAGCGCCGCGTCTACGCCCTCGATCCCGCCCCGATCGCCGAACTCGACGCCTGGCTGGCCCCGTACCGCGAGCTCTGGAACCGCAGCCTGGACGCCCTGGGCCGCCGACTCGACGAGACGTCGCGGGACACCGCGCACGCCCCCGAGGAACCCACCACGAAGGACTGA
- a CDS encoding SRPBCC family protein: protein MTADLTGTCLTLDDGRPAVRFSRTYDHPVERVWRFVTDADELAHWFPSRAEIELRPGGTIKFSGDPNMEDSTGRVIAVDEPRHLSFEWGGDELHFDLDALDDRRTRLTLTNVLVAEDTAARNSAGWEICLAALDAHARGERIEGPHAGAGTPWKEFYDGYVSAGVPSGAPVPGLDA, encoded by the coding sequence ATGACCGCCGACCTCACCGGCACCTGCCTGACCCTGGACGACGGCCGCCCGGCCGTCCGCTTCAGCCGTACCTACGATCATCCCGTCGAGCGCGTCTGGCGGTTCGTGACCGACGCCGACGAACTGGCCCACTGGTTCCCCTCCCGCGCCGAGATCGAGCTGCGCCCCGGCGGCACGATCAAGTTCAGCGGCGACCCGAACATGGAGGACTCCACGGGCCGGGTGATCGCCGTCGACGAGCCCCGGCACCTGTCCTTCGAGTGGGGCGGCGACGAGCTGCACTTCGACCTGGACGCCCTGGACGACAGGCGCACCCGCCTCACGCTCACCAACGTCCTCGTCGCCGAGGACACCGCCGCCCGCAACAGCGCCGGCTGGGAGATCTGCCTGGCCGCCCTCGACGCGCACGCGCGCGGGGAGCGCATCGAGGGACCGCACGCCGGGGCCGGGACGCCCTGGAAGGAGTTCTACGACGGCTATGTCTCCGCCGGCGTCCCCTCCGGCGCCCCGGTTCCGGGCCTGGACGCCTGA